The Candidatus Nanopelagicales bacterium genomic sequence CGGGGTTCTCACCGAACTTCGCGGCGGACATCCGGAACGGCGACTGAAGCCCAGGTTGTACCTGCGGGAACCGAATACCAAGGCTCATTATCCGGCGTTCATCGTTGTTCAGGGCGACACCAGCTCAGCGTTCGCGGGTGCGTTGGCGGCGGCGACAAACAAGTTGCCCGTCGTGCACGTGGAGGCTGGTCTGCGAACTGGCGACCTGCACACTCCGTTCCCGGAGGAAATGAACCGCCGATTGATCAGCGCGATAACCGCACTTCACCTACCTCCCACTACGACTAGTCAGCAGGCTCTGGTTGATGAGGGCATCGATGTGGTGACCACGTATGTCACTGGAAATACCAGCATCGACGCGATCCTGTGGGCGGCCGAACAGCCCGTCGAATGGCCCGACCCAAGACTTCATCGCGTCGATGCCCATCAAGGGCCAGTCATTGTGGCGACCACCCATCGGCGCGAGAATTGGGGAGACGGCATCGATGGCATCGCCGACGGACTGGCGCGCATCGCCGAGACGCGACCGGATGCGCTCATCGTGGTTCCCATGCATCCAAATCCCAAGGTGCGCGCCGACCTGATTCCCCGCCTCGGCGAGCTGCCAAATGTCATTTTGACCGAACCGCTTGAGTATGTGCCTTTTGCTCATCTGCTCAAGCGTGCCGATGTCGCGGTATCCGATTCTGGCGGTGTGCAGGAGGAGGCGCCGAGTCTTGGCACACCCGTCGTGGTGACCCGCGAATCGTCCGAACGCATGGAGGGTGTGCACGCGGGCGTCTTGACGCTGACGGGAACGGATCCTGACCTCATTCACGATGCTGTGCTGAAGGACCTGAACTCGCCAGTGAGCAAGCGGGAACGTGCCGCAGAGACAAATCCGTTTGGAGACGGCAAGGCGGGTGCGCGAATCGTTGCGGTGCTGGAGGCCCTGGTCTTCGGCAGCGAGCCACTGCCTGGCTTCGGTGTGTCATTCGATCGTGGGACAGTCCTGCTTGCCGCTGGCTACGATCCCGATGACGTGGAACTCGCCCTCACCCTCGCTGAACTGCCAGAACAACGTTCTGACGAAGACCTTGCCGTTGCACCAATCGCACCAGTCGCACCANNNNNNNNNNNNNNNNNNNNNNNNNNNNNNNNNNNNNNNNNNNNNNNNNNNNNNNNNNNNNNNNNNNNNNNNNNNNNNNNNNNNNNNNNNNNNNNNNNNNGCACCAATCGCACCAGTCGCACCAGCCGAGGCGTAATCGCTAATCTAGGATCCATCCGCCGTCATACTGCGCCTAGGAGTCAGCATGGGCTTCTTCTTCCTCATCCCGTGGATCATCATCCTCATCGGTTGGGCAATCCATGTCTTAGTCGACCGCAAACCCGACCGCCGAACACGGCATCGGGTGCTCGAGTTGGCGCTGCTCTGGGTGCTGGTCTTTGGCGGCGCGTGGACGATCCTGGCCGCGTTGCCGCACGTCACCGGCGGCTCGTCCGACACCTCCAGCAGCATCGGCTACGCACCATCGATGTTCGAGTGGGAAGTGGGCTGGGGTGACATCGCGATAGGCGTCCTCGGCGTCGGCTGTGCGTGGCGCCACTTCCGTGACGGCTGGATGACAGCCGCTGTGGTGGCGTTGGCGATCTCGTTCTGGGGCGACGCCGTCGGCCACATCATGCAATTGGTCGCACACGACAACCACGCGCCAGACAACGTCTGGGCGATCCCTGCCGACATCGGCGGCCCGCTGCTCGCCCTCATCCTGTTGGTGCTCTACCGCTCCGGGCAACGCAAAGCGCGACTTGCGGAGGCACCCGCCGACTAGGCGCGAATCATCGACGTGACGGTCGTGCGCTCTGGCGTGACGGGCTTAGTCGAACGTACTGCGGGCATTCTCGAAGCGCCGCACAGTAATGACCTGCATCGCAACCAACACGACGCTGACCATCGCCAACGTCAGCGCGCCAGGGACGTGCGGCCCGACCAGCGCGCAGATCACGCCAACCACGCCGATCGCGATCAGACGCTCCGGTCCGATGCGGCGCACGGCCAGCCACTTGATGACATCAAGGGCACTAGCGAAGAGCGCAACACCGAGGACAAGCACGCCCAGGTTCACCCAGTCAAGGTGGTGGGCTGGATCCACGACGACGTGCTCCGCGACCAGTGCGAAGAGCAGGATTCCGAAGATCAACGGAAAGTGCCAAAAGGTGAATAGGTCCCGGGCAACTCGGCCGCGTTTCGGCAGCGCCGCCTGACGCAATGCCGTCTCCACGGCGTCGGGGATAAACGCGAAGTAGGTCCACCAGAACGCGCACGCAACGGCTGCCGCCGCGATAACCCCTGCCCCGATCAGGGTGCTGAAACCGAGTTCGGAACCGGACGCCGCTACTCCGATCGCCACCACCACCTCACCCAGCACGATGATGACGAATAGCGCGTGCCGTTCGGCGAAGTGAGTCGGGTCGACTCGCCATTGCCTGGAGCCTTCTGAGTTCTGGCGTCCAGCCGCCAGCGCGCTGAATACGTTAATGACTGCGGCGACTACCCATAGCCCTGTTCGGGCATTCCCCTCGAAGTACGCCCCGATTACGAGCAGAAGCGGGGCGATCGCGGCAATCGGCCCATACTGCAGCCACGCAGCACGGGCCTTGGGGTCTGACCACAGGCCACGACCTTGGATCGCCAAGCAGAGCAAGTTGACCACCAGATAGGCGCCCGCGAACTGCAGGCCAGTCGAACCGTACGCGTCCGGTATCGCAATCGCCATCAACAGCGTCAACGGAATAGCAATGAGCACCAGCAGCTGAGATCTCGATCTCTCACTTAAGTCAATGGAAGTTCCCAACCACGCGAATTGGGTCCATAGCCACCACGTGAGCCACGCCAACAGGAGGCCTCGGGCGAATGTGGCGAGGTTCAGTTCACCATCGAGGACACTGACAATTTGGCCGACCGCAAAGACAAAGACCAAGTCGAGAAACAATTCCAGATTGGTCGCATGTCGGCCGGCCTCCTCGGTGTTGTATTCGGCTTCGTGCACTTCTCGGGACACCAGTCGCCTCGCTTTGCACTCGTCGGTGGGCAGAACCGAACTCTATGCCAGCCAGGGCCTCGCGGTGGCACGGTCTGCTCCATGGCGAGATACCGAGTGAATGCTTGCCTTGGCCGGTTTTGCTACCGGCAGCCCGGACATCGCGCGCGCGAAGCAGCGCCATCCGGACCGTGACTAGCCGACGGCGTGGATCGGCAACATCGGTGGTGAAGGAGCACGATGTCTAAGGTGGGAGTCGACTGGGATTCGTATCTAGCGGACTATCACGCCGCGAACCCCGGAATCACCGAACGCCTGCTGAACCGCGCACATGACGGGCAAGGCCGAAACCCGTATCACGATCTGGTGGATTCGTTTCCCAAAAGACCGTTGAACGCTCTCGACGTTGCCTGCGGGTCGGCACCGGTCGCCCACTATCTGTCAGAGGCCACCGCCTACGTCGGTGTGGACGTAGCGCTCAACGAACTTCGTGCCGCTCGCGCGCACAGCGACCAAACCCAGGTACTACTCGCAGACTCAAGGGCGCTGCCATTTCGCGGTGAAGAATTTGACTCCGTCTTCTGCTCAATGGCCCTCATGCTTATGCGTCCAGTACGTCCTGCAATCGGCGAAATCGGCCGGGTGCTCGCCCCAGGCGGCGTCCTTGCAGCGATGTTCCCGACCACGGGACCGCCGACCAGACACCAGCTCTTAGCTACCAGCGCACTACTCACGGGCCTGCGGACGACTCCAAAACTGCCGCAAACACTCACTCGCCGCGCGATACAGACCGCCTGCCAGAGCGCCGACCTCACCCTGATCAACTACGAGACGAGGCGGTACACACTGCCGCTCGAATCGGCACCGGATGCAACGGACGTGATCAACGGCCTGTACCTGCCCGGTACTAGTCCTCGGCGAATCGCGCAGGCGACGCGACTTCTCGCGCGGATTGCGCGCCCCGGCCGCAGCCTCCCTCTGCACATCACCCAGTTCGCCGCCGTCAAGCAGGTCACGAGGACGCTCGGCGCCGCCTGAGGAAGTCGATTACCAGTGCCGCGCACGATGGCGATGAAAGCAACGCGGATCCATGAGCGTCGCCAAGCTACGCTCATGCCATGGCGCTGCAATCCACCATGGTTCCGCTCGGCACTCCGATGCCCAATGTGACACTCCCCGACCTCGACGGCAACCCCGTCAACACCCGCCGCAGCGTCGGTGATCGAGCGACTCTGGTGATGTTCACCTGTAATCACTGCCCGTACGTTCGTCACCTCGAGCAGGCGATCGGCGAGTTGACTCGTGTCTTCGAGGGACCCACCCTCGACGTGATCGCGATCAGCTCCAACGACGTTGAGCAGTACCCAGACGATGACGCCGCCGGCCTGCGCTCCCAGCAGCAGCGGGCCACCTGGCAGTTCGACTACCTCATCGACGCCGACCAGGTTGCGGCGACACAATTCAACGCCGCCTGTACCCCCGACTTCTTCCTCTACGACCAACAAGGACTCCTGACCTACCGCGGCGCCTTCGACGGTTCGACCCCGAAGAACGGCGTCCCGATTGACGGCCAAATGCTGCGAACCGCCATCGAGCAAACCATCGCCGGGCAGCCAGTTCCCGAGCCGCACAAACCATCGATGGGTTGTGGGATCAAATGGAAGCCAGGCAACGATCCCAACTGATGCGCGTTGGCGATGATCTGGACGTGCCTTCCGCACATGGCTGGGGACTGCGGCTACGGTGAGCACCGTGTCTTCACACGAATGCGACATGCTCATTGTTGGCGCTGGGCCCACCGGCCTTTACGCGGCGTACTACGCCGGGTTCCGCGGCTTCTCGGTAGCGATCGTTGACGCACTACCTGAGCCGGGCGGACAGATCACGGCGATGTACCCCGAGAAGGACATCTTTGACGTCGCCGGCTTCCCCGTGGTCAAGGGACGCGAGCTCGTTGACGGCCTAGTCGAACAAGCCAACGCCTTCAGTCCTACCTACTTCCTGGGCGAGCAGGCAATCGAGTTCGAGAACCACTCCGACGGCGTCACAGTCACAACCGACGCACGGACTCGCATCAGCGCCAAAGCCATGGTCATCACCTCAGGGATCGGGTCCTTTAAGCCGAGACCGATCCCCGTTGGGGAGGAATGGATCGACAAAGGGGTCGTCTACTTCGTTCCTCGGCTTAACGATCACGCGGGCAAGGACGTCGTGATCATCGGGGGTGGCGACTCGGCGTTCGATTGGGCGTGGTCGCTACTGCCGATCGCGGCGTCGGTGACCTTGGTTCACCGGCGCGAGCAGTTCCGAGCGCACGCCTCGCTGGTGGACAAGGTTCGCGACGCTGGCGTGCGGCTCATCACTTCAGCGGAGTTGGACGGCGTTGAGGGTGCCGATTGGATTGAGCAGGTCAGCGTCAAGAGCAAGGCCGACGGGGCCACCGAAACGATCAAAGCTCAGACCGTGGTAGCGGCATTGGGATTCATCGCCAATATTGGTCCACTGGCGCAATGGGGACTGGAATTGGAGAAGCGCCACATCTTGGTCGACACGTCGATGGCGACAAATATGGAGCGCGTCTACGCCGCTGGCGACATTACCCACTACCCGGGGAAGGTCGCCCTGATCTCCGTTGGTTTTGGAGAGGCAGCGACCGCCGTCAACAACGCTGCGCCCCACATCGACCCCACACATGGGGTCTTCCCGGGGCACTCGTCGGGCGAATCGGCATGATGTACGCATGACGCAGTTCCCCACTGAATCCTTCGGCGACGTCCTCGCAGCGAACCAGGACTTTGCGGCGGCGTTTCGAGATCAACATCTAACGGGAAACGCCGCGCGCGAACTGGCTGTGGTGACCTGCATGGATTCCCGGATTAACCCCCTTGAGCTACTCGGCATGAAGGCCGGCGACGTGAAGATTCTCCGCAACGCCGGCGCAAGGGTGACTGACGACGTCTCGCGCACCTTGCTCCTGGCCGCGTACCTACTGAACGTGCGACGAGTGCTGGTAATGCCGCACACCAACTGCAAAATGGCCTCCGCGACCGAGGAGCAGATTCACCAGCAGATCCAAGATGACTACGGGACCGACACCCGCAGCTTCGAGTTCCGAGTGGTCGAGGACCAACTAGAGACGCTGGGAACTGATGTGCAGCGCATCCGCTCATTGCCGCTCATGCCGCCGGGAGTGGTCGTCGGTGGGGCCCTCTATCACGTCGAATCTGGCGTGCTCGAGCCGATTGACTGCTGAGCGTCCAATTCCAGGAGCCGCCGGCGATCCGGTATCGGCGGTTTAGACGTCGATTCTGTCGCGGTCCAGGTCAGCTGCCCCGGCGACGATGAACTCTTTGCGCGGGGCCACCTCGCTACCCATGAGCAGATCGAAGACCTGCGCTGCGGCGTGGGTATCTGAGGACGTCACGCGGCGCAGCAGGCGATGCGCCGGGTCCATCGTTGTGTCGCGTAGTTGCTTGGCATCCATCTCGCCAAGGCCCTTGAATCGCTGAACCGGATCCTTCACGGACTTGCCCTCTGACTCGAGCCGCTCAATCGTTCGGCGCATCTCGTCATCGGAGTAGGTGTAGATGACTTCGCCTGACTTACCACCACGACCGTTGACCTCGATGCGGTGCAGTGGGGGCACTGCGGCAAAGACCCTGCCGGCTTCCAGCAGTGGCTGCATGTACCGGTGCACAAGGGTCAGTAGCAGGCAACGGATGTGGGCACCGTCGACATCGGCGTCGGCCATCAAAATGATCTTCCCGTATCTGACTGAATCAAGTTCGAAAGATCGTCCCGATCCGGCACCGATGACCTGCAGGATCGCGGCACATTCGGCGTTCTTCAACATGTCGGAGACATTGGCCTTCTGAACGTTCAGGATCTTCCCGCGAATCGGCAGCAGCGCCTGTCGTTCGCTATTGCGGGCCAGCTTGGCGGTGCCCAACGCGGAGTCGCCCTCGACTATGAAGAGTTCCGAAACAGCCGGGTCCGTGCTTCGGCAGTCGACCAACTTGGCCGGCAGCGCAGATGATTCCAGCGCGGTCTTGCGTCGGGCGACATCCCGTTGATGCCGTGCGGCGAGCCTGGCTCGCGACGCGTTGGCAACCTTCTCCAGCGCGGCCCGCGCAGGGACCTTGGCGCCGCGGGGCGGGGTGGCGAACCAGGCACCCAGTTGCTTGCTCACGACGTTGGCCACGATCCGGGAGGCCGCCGGTGTGCCCAGGATCTCTTTGGTCTGGCCCTCGAACTGCGGCTCCGGCACGCGCACGGTGATCACAGCAGTCATGCCCTCGAGCACATCGTCTTTAGTGACATTGTCTTCGCTGCCCTTGAGGATTTTGGCGTTCCGCAGTTGCTCGTTGAGCACCTTGCTGATGGCGCGCTCAAATCCAGCGACATGGGTTCCGCCGCTCGGGGTGGCGATCACGTTGACGAACGAGCGCACAGTGGTCTCGTAGCCGTTCTCCCACTGCAGTGCGATATCAACGCCGAGTTCGCGTTCCACCTCCTGGGAATGCATGTGCCCCTTGGAGTCGAGCACCGGCACGGTTTCATGGAAGTGGCCGTCGCCGGTCAGCCGAATGACTCCAGTGACGGGCTCGCCGATGCGCAGGTTGTCCACGAACTCGTCGAGGCCACCGGAGAACTTGAAGCTCTCCTCCCGCAGCTCATCTGTCCGCTCGTCGCGGACGGTCAGCGTCAGCGTCGGCACGAGGAACGCGGTCTGCCGCGCGCGACCCAACAACCGGTCAAAGGAGATCTCGGTGTCCTTGGTGAACACTTGCGGGTCTGGCCACCACCGGATGCGTGTTCCGGTTCGGCGTCGGGGCACCGATCCGAGCACTTGCAGACCGGACTTCTTACTGAAGGGTGCATCCGGGCCGTCACCGTCGAAGTGGCCCGTGACCCCTCGCCGGAATGATGCCGCGTGGATCTTGCCACTGCGGTCGACTTGGGCATCCATGCGAACCGACAAAGCGTTGACCACGCTCGCACCGACTCCGTGCAGGCCGCCAGCCGCGTTGTAGGAACCGCCGCCGAACTTTCCGCCCGCGTGCAGTTTGGTCATCACCAACTCGAGTCCGGACAGACGGGATTTCCGCTCAGTATCGATGGGGATTCCGCGGCCATTGTCTTGGACCTCAATGGAGCCGTCTCGATGCAGGATCACGGTCACTTGGGTGCACTGGCCGACAAGAGCCTCATCGACTGCGTTGTCGATGATCTCCCACACACAGTGCATGAGGCCGCGAGAGTCTGTCGAGCCGATATACATCCCTGGTCGTTTACGGACCGCGTCCAAGCCTTCAAGAACCGACAGGTCCCTGGCCGTGTAAGTCTCTTTGGTCGCAGCCACCCCCGCAGGCTACCCACACAAGGAGTCAACGCCTGTCAATGACCGATTGTGATGAAGAACCAATACGCCAAGGGCGAACTTGGCTTTCACTTGATGTGGGAAGCAATTAGGGATGCGAGACTGTTAGGAAGATGCGAGGCTGGCACGACAGCTAGCAGCGCTTGAGAGCAGGAGGTGGACCCATGACCCCAACACTGGCGCCCGCGGCCTCACTGACCGCGGCAGATCGATGCGACCGGTGCGGTGCAACGGCCTACGTACGCGTCGTTCTCACCTCAGGCGGCGAACTGCTGTTCTGCAGCCACCACGCCCGTAAGCACCTCGATGCACTGCGGCCCCTAGCCGCTCGTATCGATGATGAAAGCGATCGCCTCGATCCGGAACCAATGGTTCCGTCCGACTGAGCTGTTCTGGGTCACACGGACCGTTAACGGCGCCGGGGCCTAATCCAGGTAGTCGCGCAGAACCTGCGAGCGAGACGGGTGCCGCAACTTCGACATCGTCTTGGACTCGATCTGGCGAATGCGTTCCCGCGTGACGCCGTACACCTTGCCAATCTCGTCCAGCGTCTTTGGCTGACCGTCCGTGAGACCGAAGCGCATGCGAACAACTCCGGCCTCGCGCTCAGACAGGGTGTCCAGCACTGACTCAAGTTGTTCTTGGAGCAACGTAAAGCTCACCGCGTCGCTTGGCACGATCGCCTCGGAGTCTTCGATCAGATCGCCGAACTCACTGTCGCCATCTTCACCGAGTGGGGTATGCAGCGAGATCGGTTCGCGGCCGTACTTCTGAACTTCGACGACCTTTTCAGGCGTCATATCCAGTTCCTTGGCTAGCTCCTCGGGAGTCGGCTCGCGACCGAGATCCTGGAGCATCTGCCGCTGGACGCGGGCGAGCTTGTTGATGACCTCGACCATGTGGACGGGGATACGGATTGTGCGGGCCTGGTCTGCCATGGCGCGGGTGATGGCCTGGCGGATCCACCAGGTCGCATAGGTCGAGAACTTGTAGCCCTTGGTGTAGTCGAACTTCTCGACGGCGCGAATCAGGCCGAGGTTTCCCTCTTGAATGAGATCCAGGAAGAGCATTCCGCGACCGGTGTACCGCTTGGCCAGCGAGACAACCAGCCGCAGGTTCGCCTCCAGCAGGTGGTTCTTGGCCCGCCTGCCGTCTTCGGAAATCCACTCAAGGTCAGCGCGTAGATTGGATTCCTTGACGCCGGCGGCGAGTTTTTCCTCTGCGAACAGACCCGCCTCAATGCGCTTGGCTAGCTCGACCTCTTGTTCGGCGTTCAGCAGCGGCACCTTGCCGATCTGCTTGAGGTAGTCCTTGACGGGATCTGCGGTAGCGCCCGCCTGGGTGACCTGCTGCACCGGCTCGTCGGTGTCGTCCACATCGGAGAGCACGAACGCTTCGCCCTCGGTCGGCTTCTTTCCATCTGCCGTCTTGGCACCGTCAACAGTCGCAAGATCCTCGGCGAGTTCTGATTCGAGTTCCTTCTCCAGTACCGCTGCTGCCCCGAGTTCCGCCTCGGGCACGTCGGCGTCAGCAGCCTTTGCCGCCTTGCGGGAACGGCTGGCCTTCTTCACCGGTTCGTCGACCAATTTGAGGTTTGCGTCGCCGGACGTTGACTTTGCGGTGGCGGTCTTCTTCGCGGGAGCCTTTGCTGTGGCGGTCTTCTTCGCTGGTGCCTTCGCTGTGGCGGCCTTCTTGGTTGGTGCCTTCGCAGGGGTCGCCTTAGCTGCGGCCTTGGTTTCGGGAGCCTTGGTGGTCGCGGGCTTCTTCGCGGCTGACTTTGTGCTCGACTTGGCGGGGGCTTTCGTAGTCGTCGACTTCGCGGGGGCCTTCTTTGATGCGGGCTTCTTCGCGGGCTTCGCCGATTCCTTGGCGGGGGCCTTACTAGCCGCGGTGACCTTCTTTGCCGGGGCCTTACTGGCCGCGGTGACCTTCTTCGTCGGAGCCTTCGCAGTCGAGGACTTGGTGTTTGTGGCAGCCTTCTGCTTGCTCGTAGCTGCCTTCTTCGCCGGTGACTTCTTGGCGGTTGCTGGAGCCGATGCGGTGCGGGACGGCGACACAGACGACCTCTCGATGATGTAGACGGAAATGGGTAGCTCGGGCCGCGTAGACGCAGTCAAGAGGAGCTAGGATTTTCCGGTTTTCCCCGGACACCCACCATTGTAATTCCCTGGGGCTCACCGATATTCCGCGCCTCGCGATCCGGCGGCGGTTTCTTAGGTTTTCAGTCACCAGCTACCAGGACAGCCCGGGCCTGCCTCACCTTGATGGTTCGCTGATCGTACTGCGAGACGGGCTCGCCGCCGACGACGAAAGGTCCACTCTCCCCCACCCAGAACTGAGCGTTCCAGTACGCATGAACCGCCACTCCCACGTGGCCATCGGAACGGTACGTGTGGGTAAGTGACATGTCTGGCCATCTACCGCCAGGACGCGTGGTGTCGGTATGCGAGCCATCGCCCCACGTCCAGCGCCAGCGAGCTCCGGCCTTAAAGCGCACCGACACCCCGGCCAACGAGTCCGAGCGCTGAAAGCTCGCAGGCTGACCCGTCCGGAAGATGGTGGGAAGTTGGGTGACGGCTCCTCCGCGAGGTTGCAGCCCTACGTGCAGCTTCGGAGCCCGGGCGCGAATCTGTTGACCGACCCACTGACCGACCTCTTGGGTCGATATCGGGCGCTGGCCGGGGACGGCGCAGTACGCGGACTGAAGCACACTATCGAGCGCGCCGGGACCCCGATAGTAGACGAAGTAGCGTCGCTCCCCCTTGTTCTCGCATGCCCCGAGCGCCTCACAGCTGTACGCGCCAGTCAGACCGCACATCGGCACGATCCACCATTGACACATTGCGCCGCAGCCAGTTCCGTCATCGCCGCGGGCGGGTCCACCGACCTGCTGGCCACCTGGGAGGAACACCGAACCGTGGCCGCTCCAGCCACCGCCTGTTCCGCTCCAGCCAGGATCTGCAGACGCACTCTGGGGAACGCCGAGAACCAACGCGATGGCTGCGAGCATGACCGCAACCAGCCATACGGACCGCCCGGTCCGCGCGGAC encodes the following:
- a CDS encoding type IIA DNA topoisomerase subunit B, whose product is MAATKETYTARDLSVLEGLDAVRKRPGMYIGSTDSRGLMHCVWEIIDNAVDEALVGQCTQVTVILHRDGSIEVQDNGRGIPIDTERKSRLSGLELVMTKLHAGGKFGGGSYNAAGGLHGVGASVVNALSVRMDAQVDRSGKIHAASFRRGVTGHFDGDGPDAPFSKKSGLQVLGSVPRRRTGTRIRWWPDPQVFTKDTEISFDRLLGRARQTAFLVPTLTLTVRDERTDELREESFKFSGGLDEFVDNLRIGEPVTGVIRLTGDGHFHETVPVLDSKGHMHSQEVERELGVDIALQWENGYETTVRSFVNVIATPSGGTHVAGFERAISKVLNEQLRNAKILKGSEDNVTKDDVLEGMTAVITVRVPEPQFEGQTKEILGTPAASRIVANVVSKQLGAWFATPPRGAKVPARAALEKVANASRARLAARHQRDVARRKTALESSALPAKLVDCRSTDPAVSELFIVEGDSALGTAKLARNSERQALLPIRGKILNVQKANVSDMLKNAECAAILQVIGAGSGRSFELDSVRYGKIILMADADVDGAHIRCLLLTLVHRYMQPLLEAGRVFAAVPPLHRIEVNGRGGKSGEVIYTYSDDEMRRTIERLESEGKSVKDPVQRFKGLGEMDAKQLRDTTMDPAHRLLRRVTSSDTHAAAQVFDLLMGSEVAPRKEFIVAGAADLDRDRIDV
- a CDS encoding carbonic anhydrase, which encodes MTQFPTESFGDVLAANQDFAAAFRDQHLTGNAARELAVVTCMDSRINPLELLGMKAGDVKILRNAGARVTDDVSRTLLLAAYLLNVRRVLVMPHTNCKMASATEEQIHQQIQDDYGTDTRSFEFRVVEDQLETLGTDVQRIRSLPLMPPGVVVGGALYHVESGVLEPIDC
- the wecB gene encoding UDP-N-acetylglucosamine 2-epimerase (non-hydrolyzing); its protein translation is MTAPVKRPRVNALFVFGTRPEAIKLIPVIQAMRGTRIRPLVVDTGQHPDMVPQLLAQAGVEIDFQLSIADPGATVADLTGRVLAAVDGVLTELRGGHPERRLKPRLYLREPNTKAHYPAFIVVQGDTSSAFAGALAAATNKLPVVHVEAGLRTGDLHTPFPEEMNRRLISAITALHLPPTTTSQQALVDEGIDVVTTYVTGNTSIDAILWAAEQPVEWPDPRLHRVDAHQGPVIVATTHRRENWGDGIDGIADGLARIAETRPDALIVVPMHPNPKVRADLIPRLGELPNVILTEPLEYVPFAHLLKRADVAVSDSGGVQEEAPSLGTPVVVTRESSERMEGVHAGVLTLTGTDPDLIHDAVLKDLNSPVSKRERAAETNPFGDGKAGARIVAVLEALVFGSEPLPGFGVSFDRGTVLLAAGYDPDDVELALTLAELPEQRSDEDLAVAPIAPVAP
- a CDS encoding NAD(P)/FAD-dependent oxidoreductase; the protein is MSSHECDMLIVGAGPTGLYAAYYAGFRGFSVAIVDALPEPGGQITAMYPEKDIFDVAGFPVVKGRELVDGLVEQANAFSPTYFLGEQAIEFENHSDGVTVTTDARTRISAKAMVITSGIGSFKPRPIPVGEEWIDKGVVYFVPRLNDHAGKDVVIIGGGDSAFDWAWSLLPIAASVTLVHRREQFRAHASLVDKVRDAGVRLITSAELDGVEGADWIEQVSVKSKADGATETIKAQTVVAALGFIANIGPLAQWGLELEKRHILVDTSMATNMERVYAAGDITHYPGKVALISVGFGEAATAVNNAAPHIDPTHGVFPGHSSGESA
- a CDS encoding thioredoxin family protein, whose product is MALQSTMVPLGTPMPNVTLPDLDGNPVNTRRSVGDRATLVMFTCNHCPYVRHLEQAIGELTRVFEGPTLDVIAISSNDVEQYPDDDAAGLRSQQQRATWQFDYLIDADQVAATQFNAACTPDFFLYDQQGLLTYRGAFDGSTPKNGVPIDGQMLRTAIEQTIAGQPVPEPHKPSMGCGIKWKPGNDPN
- a CDS encoding low temperature requirement protein A, with product MSREVHEAEYNTEEAGRHATNLELFLDLVFVFAVGQIVSVLDGELNLATFARGLLLAWLTWWLWTQFAWLGTSIDLSERSRSQLLVLIAIPLTLLMAIAIPDAYGSTGLQFAGAYLVVNLLCLAIQGRGLWSDPKARAAWLQYGPIAAIAPLLLVIGAYFEGNARTGLWVVAAVINVFSALAAGRQNSEGSRQWRVDPTHFAERHALFVIIVLGEVVVAIGVAASGSELGFSTLIGAGVIAAAAVACAFWWTYFAFIPDAVETALRQAALPKRGRVARDLFTFWHFPLIFGILLFALVAEHVVVDPAHHLDWVNLGVLVLGVALFASALDVIKWLAVRRIGPERLIAIGVVGVICALVGPHVPGALTLAMVSVVLVAMQVITVRRFENARSTFD
- a CDS encoding RNA polymerase sigma factor, translated to MSPSRTASAPATAKKSPAKKAATSKQKAATNTKSSTAKAPTKKVTAASKAPAKKVTAASKAPAKESAKPAKKPASKKAPAKSTTTKAPAKSSTKSAAKKPATTKAPETKAAAKATPAKAPTKKAATAKAPAKKTATAKAPAKKTATAKSTSGDANLKLVDEPVKKASRSRKAAKAADADVPEAELGAAAVLEKELESELAEDLATVDGAKTADGKKPTEGEAFVLSDVDDTDEPVQQVTQAGATADPVKDYLKQIGKVPLLNAEQEVELAKRIEAGLFAEEKLAAGVKESNLRADLEWISEDGRRAKNHLLEANLRLVVSLAKRYTGRGMLFLDLIQEGNLGLIRAVEKFDYTKGYKFSTYATWWIRQAITRAMADQARTIRIPVHMVEVINKLARVQRQMLQDLGREPTPEELAKELDMTPEKVVEVQKYGREPISLHTPLGEDGDSEFGDLIEDSEAIVPSDAVSFTLLQEQLESVLDTLSEREAGVVRMRFGLTDGQPKTLDEIGKVYGVTRERIRQIESKTMSKLRHPSRSQVLRDYLD
- a CDS encoding methyltransferase domain-containing protein, which codes for MSKVGVDWDSYLADYHAANPGITERLLNRAHDGQGRNPYHDLVDSFPKRPLNALDVACGSAPVAHYLSEATAYVGVDVALNELRAARAHSDQTQVLLADSRALPFRGEEFDSVFCSMALMLMRPVRPAIGEIGRVLAPGGVLAAMFPTTGPPTRHQLLATSALLTGLRTTPKLPQTLTRRAIQTACQSADLTLINYETRRYTLPLESAPDATDVINGLYLPGTSPRRIAQATRLLARIARPGRSLPLHITQFAAVKQVTRTLGAA